In Marmota flaviventris isolate mMarFla1 chromosome 17, mMarFla1.hap1, whole genome shotgun sequence, a single genomic region encodes these proteins:
- the C17H17orf78 gene encoding uncharacterized protein C17orf78 homolog isoform X1: MDTILVFSLIIVSYDSNKKDLRESSCQVEQFPGLFPKDVKSMREFLMQETHTEAKRATFIQNRTMATLQCLGSGSKVKVNLLYLEGRPEVKPVLKNLRVIAAPHRNSSASPSCHLIPTSKFQTGSILTGKAFLPGISQCKFYPMMRTSLETFPITTTSTTSGNKEEEKTTSTITDEDLAKRQKWSIVVKFLIAVTLLVTGVAIMIFVIFEVPCPSRCLGARRLCQCQQLWRRQKKRDQHPGAAESQADSQPEKGGVGQDIPNSSNAKKTTGITIMHQTYF, from the exons ATGGATACCATCTTAGTCTTCAGCCTAATCATTGTATCCTATGATTCCAACAAGAAAG acCTCAGAGAAAGCAGCTGCCAAGTGGAACAGTTCCCTGGGCTCTTCCCAAAGGATGTGAAAAGCATGAGGGAATTTCTAATGCAAG AAACTCACACAGAAGCCAAAAGGGCCACATTCATCCAAAATCGGACTATGGCTACACTGCAGTGCCTTGGCTCTGGGAGCAAAGTGAAAGTCAACCTTCTATACTTGGAGGGGAGGCCAGAAGTCAAACCTGTTCTGAAGAACCTAAGAGTCATTGCTGCTCCCCATAGAAACAGCTCTGCTTCCCCAAGCTGTCACCTAATCCCCACATCCAAGTTCCAGACTGGATCCATTCTAACAGGCAAAG ctTTTTTGCCAGGGATCTCCCAATGTAAGTTCTACCCCATGATGAGGACGTCATTAGAGACTTTTCCCATCACTACCACCTCCACAACTTCTGGGaataaagaagaagagaaaactacAAGTACTA TCACAGATGAGGACCTAGCAAAAAGGCAGAAATGGAGTATTGTGGTCAAATTTCTGATTGCTGTCACCCTGTTGGTCACTGGAGTTGCCATTATGATATTTGTCATTTTTGAAGTCCCATGCCCT AGTCGATGCCTAGGAGCCAGAAGACTGTGCCAATGCCAGCAGTTGTGGAGAAGGCAAAAGAAGAGAGACCAGCACCCTGGGGCAGCTGAATCCCAGGCAGATTCTCAGCCTGAGAAGGGAGGT GTTGGACAAGACATTCCTAACTCATCAAATGCGAAAAAAACTACAGGAATTACTATTATGCACCAGACATACTTTTGA
- the C17H17orf78 gene encoding uncharacterized protein C17orf78 homolog isoform X2 produces MDTILVFSLIIVSYDSNKKDLRESSCQVEQFPGLFPKDVKSMREFLMQETHTEAKRATFIQNRTMATLQCLGSGSKVKVNLLYLEGRPEVKPVLKNLRVIAAPHRNSSASPSCHLIPTSKFQTGSILTGKESMPRSQKTVPMPAVVEKAKEERPAPWGS; encoded by the exons ATGGATACCATCTTAGTCTTCAGCCTAATCATTGTATCCTATGATTCCAACAAGAAAG acCTCAGAGAAAGCAGCTGCCAAGTGGAACAGTTCCCTGGGCTCTTCCCAAAGGATGTGAAAAGCATGAGGGAATTTCTAATGCAAG AAACTCACACAGAAGCCAAAAGGGCCACATTCATCCAAAATCGGACTATGGCTACACTGCAGTGCCTTGGCTCTGGGAGCAAAGTGAAAGTCAACCTTCTATACTTGGAGGGGAGGCCAGAAGTCAAACCTGTTCTGAAGAACCTAAGAGTCATTGCTGCTCCCCATAGAAACAGCTCTGCTTCCCCAAGCTGTCACCTAATCCCCACATCCAAGTTCCAGACTGGATCCATTCTAACAGGCAAAG AGTCGATGCCTAGGAGCCAGAAGACTGTGCCAATGCCAGCAGTTGTGGAGAAGGCAAAAGAAGAGAGACCAGCACCCTGGGGCAGCTGA